Part of the Kryptolebias marmoratus isolate JLee-2015 linkage group LG20, ASM164957v2, whole genome shotgun sequence genome, TTTGTCTGAATATTTTGgatcaaaaagttatgaacagctTTCCTTACTGATCTGATCTATCCTTAAACTAACCATGCCAGTTCGGCAGAATCACTAACTTCTCTACTGGTGTGAATTCCTAATTAAACTTAGCTTTCTAAACCTAAAATACCAACATTCTTGCGTGCTTAATAACCTCCAAACCTAGGCCCCAATCTCAAAAGATTCTTGTATTTACATAATTTACAACCAAATATGTTTTCCATAAAGGAATAAAGGTTAAAAGTTGTTTCAAAATATTCCTTTGTTAAATCATCTTGCATGAAGCTTCACTTAAAGTTCATTGTGATATTGTTATTCCTCAGACTACATTTATGCCACGGTACAGGTAATTCTCTTCAGTCTTCCTAAAGACCAAACCAAGGGATAAACAAAGCCATGTACTATATAAACCAGTCATTTTATATTCTCAGGTGTTTTATTCCACCCCGAGCAGAACACAGAGATATATGACGGGGATTCAGCAGAAGGTGAGCAGAACGTCACGGGCTATTCTTCTTTCTAATCAAGCAAATAAAAGTAGAGGCCAACTGCTGGAAGCCGCCCACTATGTGTgtcagcagctgcatcagcagagctgcaggatGTCGTGGCTGGATGTGGGCGGGTAATGGCTGATATTATTCATATTTTCCAGCTCTTCTGCTTACACCAAGCTACTGCCGCCTGCAGACATGCTGTGTTTAATGGGAGCTGACCCTGTATAATGAGCACAGCTGGTGGAGCTCTAATGATAACAGAGAGCCATCACCCTCACAAAGGACTTTCTGCATCTCATTTTCTTAAGCAACACGAAAGAAGAAAACACCTTGAAAAGGTCAGCCCAGGAGCCGATGCTGCCCATTGTTCCATCCGTGACACATTTCAGTTCAGATCAACCCGCGATACGTTTCAGTAATTTGTAAGGCGCATCAAAAATACTCCACACAGCACGACCGCAGATGGTATTTGAGAAAGGGCATTTAATTCCACAGGGGAAGGGGAAACATCGAAGTAAGTGCTCTTTCCTTTTTAGCGCGATTCTTGTGAGGAGACATAACCTTGGAGAAAAAATGTGGGAGACGGACAGAAAGAGCGAAAGAAGGGAAGGGAAAGAGGCGACGAGCTTCATTCAGGAAACAGGGGTGGAAGGTGAAAGAGTTTAAGCGGGACAGAGGAGGCGTCCCAGTTCAACAGTTTATGGGACAAACTCACAGCCAGGATGTTGGATTTGAGTAAACACACACGTCTTATAGCTATTTGGCTCCACTTTTCTCTCATTTCCAAACTTCCCAAGGCATTCTCTTTAGGAGCAACAGTGACACAGCAGTTGATCACCGCTGGACTGCAGCGTGCATGAATAACACTGACAGTACAAGGTGGCTCCTTGTTAAAGCAGCAGAGACTAGACTGAAAGCAGAACCTGTCCTGTTTGGTAATCTCCTCCAAAACGTAgcaagtcagaaaaaaaaataatttattaatcaCATAAAGCAGGATACAGaacaaactgtaataaaatatgGAGAGAAATTAGTCTCAATAGTCACAAAGGTGTATTTTGTGTGTACAACAATTTGTGGAAAAATTTGGGTGATTGTGAATGTTTattataaaccaaaaacaaatatcagTCTGAGAATGTGTAAAGCTTTACCagctcaaacataaaaaaacgaATGAATGCATGTTGCCTGCACAATCTCACGCAATATCAAACAGTCgggtgcaatctgttagtgctcagagtttggGCTGGGGACGAtattcagctactaccaaactaaatttgagctcattatctttaaaactgagttatagccattgttgtgtttgctgggGAGCTGtcgtggccatcttgaatcacgttGAAATCgggttaaaatccatcctctggttcatgaaatatgcCACTAacttaacagacaaacacacaaacaaaacatcacccgccttttggcagcagatgGTAATTAAAATGCACAGATTGTTGTTCAGTTATGCAATACAGATTTGTGATTTTCACGAGACTAATTTCTGTAAATAGAAAAATGTCATGCTAACCTTTATTTGCAACGCACAAGGTCATAAAACCATCAGACTGTaagtcagttttaaacagatgtataattaaatttaaatatccaaaaaagtGTTGCAAGACTTCAGTTTTGCCTAGAAGAGATGACTGAGACAGTGTCCAGATGAatgtaacaaataaaagaaatgaccaAAACACAGTAAATAACACATATCCACACTATGATAAGTAATAGATTATGAAAGTGTTCATCATAAACTTTTCACAAGTAAAGGTTTGTAAACAGTATGTTTGATGGATATTCTCATAAAAAAACTGCCCTCTCAGGGTGAGAACTTGTCATTGATTGTCACAGGGACTTTTTAACAACATGTTGTTGTAATATCGAAATGTAATATCAAAACCATTCTGAATGAACTTGATGAATTTCAGCACTCGCCTGCCATCTTAATGcttaaaagcaacaaatcaaGACCTTTAGGTATATTATAAAATATCATTATGcctgtttatgtgtttaaatcTGAGTGTCTCCAGCAATAAGGGCATAATtctgatgtttaaaacattttgaaaatatctttttttctttgtctgatcTTGTCGGAAAGCTTGGTCTGCTTTTCTGGCAGAAACTAGACAAAAACCAAGCGGGTCACTTTCCATTATCTGTCCTATGAATTCTGTGAATAAAAGCTCTAGAAACACCATAGTCTGAGAAACTGTGTTCTGTGTAAAAAGCATTCGTTGTTACAGTGTGTGAACCAGTTTTTGGGTCTGTGAACAGCAAGCTGATGGGATTTGTGGCCAAAATGCTCCAGTTTTGTCCAAAGGagattctcccagaagctttgtgacTTCTCAATATGTATTTTGGCCAATTTCAGCCTGGCTTTTTATCATTTAGTGTCTTCCTCAGTTGTCTTCTATTAAGTCCATtttggctcaaacagtgacagatggtgtgatctgacacagatgacccttgaccttggagttcacctctgatcTAATTGGAAGTTTTTTTGAGCTTTTTGGTTACCATTTATATTATCTGTCgcttcagtttattttcctcTTGTGGCCACATCTATGTCCACGTCCATAATCTTCTGAATAATAATTGTCctgattgtttaaaacttgtactggaaccagcctgCAGGGAAGCTGCTCCCTTTCTGGATTCAACTTTCTGGTTTTGGTCAGAGGTCttcttattttttacagtttacgGCCGGtactcagtttcagtttcagcaaCTGTACCCTAAAGCCAATTCTTAAACGACATTACCCACAGGGCATTGGCTGAATCTGATTGGGTCACTTTTAGAGGACCAGGCTCATGACTCATGAGGCACGATGACTGGTTAAAAGTTTAGCACAAGGTGCCAGTCAGAGGCACAGTTGGATGAGTGTTGGGAATCCAATCAGCAGAAGTGACGACTGTAATATACAGTCTACGGACAGAGAGGAGGctctttactgtaaataaacagtaaatctgttggTAACTAAGTCTTGGCCAAACAAGATGTGGATGTTTAACATGGGACTGCCTCTACTTTTCCCCTACTTTGAGCACTAGCCATAACATGAACATAGCAACTTATAAACATCACACATATGCCTGAATAATGACTGTGTAGTGTAACCTAACTATAACATTACATAATATCATGTTACACTATGCTAACACACTGTCTGAACAGTGAACTTGAGGGTTTTTTATGTCTAATAGGTATTGCCATTGCTTGTCTTTTCTAACTGTCTCATTGGACCTGTTTATCAATGGtttattccttcattttctttgcaCCTGAACTGCATAAATACATCATTGTTCATTGTGTCATGTGGTTGCTGCTGCGTACATATTGTGTTGGTGGATTAAGTGTCAATGTAAGAGTACAAACAATGTATACACATAGTTTTTCGTGTACCAATTGTACTGTCTCCGGTCGCATGAAGACCAACATTTTCTGCTGGTCATTCATTCCACATATATGAACCTGGAAGAAATTGATGTTCAAGTTGCTGTTGTGGGTTTGGTTTGGACTTTACTTCAAGTCGAGgagaacaaaagacaaagtgTTAGACTGAGATATTCCAGAGCAGAGCAACAGAGGGCCCGAGCAGGAAGATGGTGGGTGAGACCATAGCTAGATGCTGACAGAAGACTGACAGTTCGTCATTACCACGGGCTGATGgaagaactgaaacaagaagACGCTAGTGAACACCACAAACACCCTGCAGCAACATCACATGTAAGAACAAAAAGTCacatcagcagaaacaaaatgcttACACTAAGGCAGCGTAGCATACACCATGCTTATACCATTAGTACACTGTAACTTTCCCAACCTTTGTTGCAATATGTAACAGGAATGCATCATGAATGTTACAAATAGGTCATATACATCACAAGACTTAACATTTTACAACATACACCTGATTTTGTCACGTTTTGACCTATGTAAAAAACTCCACTCAATATACACCAACATAGGTGGCCAAATACAAAACATTGTGACAGAAGCCTAAAACTTCAACAGCGTTCACATCTAATAGTTCAAGTTTTAGGAGCTCTGGAATAaggtcacattaaaaaaaaaaagaatttatatTAACATTAACCCTTAAAGCAACACAACAATCTAAcacagactcttttttttttttaaacaaaaggatctatatttttttttctcacatgtCGAATGTGGACGAAAAGTCTTGAATTCATTCTTGGAGCAAGCGACTAAACTTTCAAGTGTCTAacaaagaagctgcagcagacacTACTTGAGTTTTAAACGTGggacttgttttcttgttttttgaagatgttttgtttctcatccaAAGAGCTTGTGTGATAATACAaaatcttgtgagatgtgtcaGAGCTTGGAGGATGTTGTAAGGAACTCAGTACAGCTTTACACTTGAGCTCAGTACACACgaggttatagccattttttgtgtttgctaaggttgactagCTAAAGTTgattgccatcttgaattggattgactccaaaaataaattagttgtagatgaacatcaaatctgattattttctgaaaagtttcattaaaatccattcagtggttcatgaaatattttggtagcagacagacaaatgcacagACAGAGATGGGCAGAAGCATTGTTGCCGGCCTTTCACCTTTTTGGTGGCAggagataaaaataagaaaataaattgcCATATCCGgcatgactgagaatctacaccgaCAGATAttagttggttttgttttgtttttggtgggGCATTTTGACAATAAACGTGAGAAAAGATGAACCGCAACAGTTTAAAtatgacatgatttttttttacaatgaattAGTGTGCAGTAAGAAAGAAGTAACCAAagcaaatgtatttgttttaaagtaggTGAAGAAACCAGATgttcattttgagttttaaacaccAACAAATAAAGGAATAgcaggtcatttttaaagtgatattctgtcaaatagttagtgccttatcagccgtgacatccgTCATATATCACTGATGGAAAGAAGGTAGATGTCTTCATCTAGGCTAGGATAATGGCTAACCAAATGAgaactcatttatttttctaccaTTGCCATATAATAGTCTATGCTCCGTACACATATTTACTCAGTATCATGAAcgttgttcagttgagaaaacagcaacaaactaaacaaacattgtcatgcaaaagtgtacaGGTTAAACAactaatgtagcgttctttcaaaCTGGTATGTCATTTTTTGCGAGCTGTTTTTATAAGCctataagttaaaaaaaaacaaaaacccttgtttgactagccattagtggagcctggatgaagacttctgcccttttcttcatactctgtgactgaggccctgtttacacgaCACTGTTTTTAAGTGCAACTGGAACATTCGTGTTCCTGTTCGTGTACACGACAACAATAATCAGATTCTCTGACAGCGAAACTGGGAGTGAGATACCTGGCATCGatgtgaaatcacacatgcgCTCTACGGGCTGCCGTAAGCAACATTTTTCTGCGCTTGCCCAAGTAGAttaacaacagtaacaatggtgAATAGCAAAGTGCTGTTTGTAACTCACCTTTTCAATaagtagcagcaacccaacctcactgtcagTCCAAACAAACGTCTATggattcaccattttggatgtaactgctTTCAGGCTCATAGGCTGGTGTCACATTCAGCAGACCCAGGATTACCTTATAAACGTGTAACTTTTCCCCAGTCAACATCGGGAAAGCTATAATATTTTCAGGAGATTGTTActgtgtaaacagggcctgaTAAGTACTAACcgttgataactattagacaaaTCATTACCTCAAAAATAACCAGActattgttttaaactgtttgtcaCAAATTTGTTTCACAGCTGGATAAAAACACGTGTACTTTGGCTGCTGCTCATTCAGTTTTCAGGTCCTGATAAACTAGCATGgtaagcagagaaaaaaaagtttgcaattTAAATAAGCAACAAAGAAAGAGTTGATTCTTCTGACAGGAGAGAAACAGTGTCTTTTGGAGAGAAGCTCTCCCTCTGATGTGAACTTCTGGATATGTTACTTTGCttggaaacagacagaaataaaaggaaaacccAGAAAAGCTCAGTTTGGTCTCAAAGACTCTTGCCTGAATAGTTGTGTGTCACAGAGACTTTTTACCagcaaattaaacagttttttttcctgccacaaTCATTTATATATAACAATGTCCTTAGTGAAGGATGGTGATGCATAAGTTTAAAGCAACCTTGAGCTGCTTTCAGAGCACCACTAAACAGCCATCTCATCACCCAAGCAGTCTGGCAGGCTGTCTGCATTCAGTACATTTAGGAGTCGTGCTGCAACCTCCGCCCCTGCTCCTTCCCCCTGCCCCCAGCTGTCACGGTCATCGCTCTCATCTGTGTTTGATTCGTACTCCGATCCAATCCCCGACTCCCTAAAACGAAGTAACTCCAGGGCACCCAGGACCTGATCCCCCAGCAGCGAGCTCTCGTCACTGGGCGTCTCTCCCGTGTCCTGACCCGGCGCTTGGTTGTCCGACCCAAGCGCGGAGAAACGAAAGCACTCAAGCCGAACTCCACTGCCGCTGGGCCCCAGAGGAAAGGTGTCGGCGCCTGGAGAGCAGGGCCCTGGCAGGGCAGAGAACCAGGCTCCGTCACCCACCTGGAGCTGGGACTGAACTGCTAACGGGCCTGTGGACGAAGAAGGGGTGAGAGGCGCACAGGGCCCACCGGAGGGCCTGGCACGGAAAGTTATCTCCAGAAGACTGTCCTGGGAGCCCActaagaagaaaataaattaaggagagacagaaggaaaaagtaaaagacTGACAgcaaaaaagtgacttttagTGAATCACATATACAATGGGTCATAAAagcattcacaaacacacacacacaccccagcaACCCTGTCAAGAGAGAGTTGTCCACCAAAACGAGTGAGGGGGGCCGTAATCAGATAAGAAACCAAAAGGCCAAAGACGACCCTTGTGGAGctgggcagctcttctgcagataGGAGGGTCTGACcaggaagaagaaaatacaacagATTGTCTGGAATTTACCTAAAGCCATACTGGAgactctccaaacatgtggaagaaggtgctgtagtcagatgaaactaaaatttaacattttgaccATCAAGGGCAAAGCCATATTTGGACCAAACCAAACATCTCTTATGCTAAAATTACCAACCCCACAGTgaggcatggtggtggcagcatcatgatgtggggatGTTTTTGACTGGGAAACAGGTCAGAATGGAAGGAAacatggatggagcaaaatacagacaaTTAATTGAGGGGAACCTGTTTGAATCTTCCAGAGCATTGAGACTGGGACGGAGGTCCTGTTGTGATCCAGGGGTTTTGTGTTTGAGTTACTGAATGCGTTTAGGTGTTTGATTATGTTctttccttgttgtttttttacttagaGATTCTTTGGGTTAAACGTGTTTTCTGTTGCTTAGTTTGCCTTGCCTTCTGTTTATCATTCACACCTGGTTCGAATCTCCAGTAGCTTCGAACTGTCATTAGATTAGAACAGATTAGGCAGATTAGAAAtgccatttttcagttttacattttttgaaatgatttaaaataatgttcttccctaatttaatttcatttatttggtgCTTTTTGTGTCCATTACTtagaatcaaattaaaaatccatttaacaTCCAAGATATGaggatacaaaataaaataccaaagggaggtgaatacttttgcagccCAGCGTAAACAGGAGCATAAGACCCGTTTGATGTGATCAAAGCAAAGAAGAAGACATTTCACAGAGTGGGATCATATCTGCTCTGAGAGGATTGGATAAGTAATTCCTGCACGGCAGCGTTTCACTGCTGGCTGTTggcagagagacacacacacacacacacacacacacacacacacacatctgtggAGCCTGTCATGGGATAATTAATTACATGCCAGAAGTGGATGATAAAAAGGAGTTAAATCAGGaagaggaagcaaaaaaaaaacaaaaaacaaaaaaacaaaagagacatgaaaaaaaagctgtggtttcaggtttgatttttgcaaaaaaaaaaaaaaaaaagttaatataaaatgaaaatgaattaaaaacacactGTTTGCCAGAAAGGACGCtcagagaaaattaaatagaaatcttttttttcttcttaaactCACTTGAAGTTAAGTGGCCGGCAGATTTGAGCTCAAGCTCCTGGATCTGTTTGACCAGGAGTGAGATGTGCTGCAGCAGGTCGgtgttctgctgcagcagcctcTGCACTCGGGCCTGGGCTTCGGTCCGCGCACACAGCTCCACCGACAGCTGCTCCTGGAGCACATGAACCTGAACACACCGGGACACACATCTGACATAATCAGCCTTTAAATGGAACTTACAATAATGTAACAACAAGTGGCGCCAAAGTCTCTGCTAGtctaataaaaccaaaacaaacagaaagcaaaccCCAAAACATTAGAGTTTAatttcttggaggaatgcaCACGACACCTTTCATCAAAGATGATCTCATGTTGAGagatgacagagttgtagcctttttggccaaactttgaaaaaaaaattatgtcaCATTAGAGTacagtacgtgttggggatgattcccagctaataccacatcaaaccttagctcaatatcagtcagtcagttagctggagtggccatcttgaattggattgacttcaaaatttaatcaatcataaatgtgcatttagcatttactttctgagagtttcattaaagtccatccagtggttcatgagatattttgctaacagacagatagggtTGAATAcaaaagttaatggcaaagtttttaacaaatatctTTCACAATCagtcagtgctcagagtataaatTTGGAATGATTCTCAgttgctaccacaccaaattttagctttagtcTGTATTATAGACTGAGTAATAGCCACTTTTGTATTTGCTGAAGTTCattagctgtgtcggccatattaaactgggttgactccaaaaggtaatcagttgtagacgtacatccaataagtgctttctgcaaatttcattcaaatctgcccacTGGTTAATGAAATATTTGGCCAACAAAGACAGGCAAAATCATTATTGCCTGGCTTTTGTCGATAAGAGACGAGCgctaaaaaagcaaagaaagcaaagaaaacagaaagtacCTGAGCTGAGGCCGCCAGCGCCTGctgttcctgctgctgcagctgtttttgcagGAGCTGGACCTGATGCTCCGCAGAGGAGGAGGCCTCTGCTGCAGACTGACCTGATGCAGAGGCTCCCAGCGTGGGGGAGCTCAGCAGAAGAGGGTCCTCATTGGACACCTGCGGTCAAAATGAAGGAAGACTGAGCTCTGCTGCCTCTCACAGGGTCGAAATCAGGCTGGAATGTCTGATATTTCTATCAAGCAAGACGTCTTTGATTGTGCTCTGTTCGTTCTTCATTCATGTTGAAATACTTTCAGTAGCTCACTtattaaagcagagaaaatcTGTGATTATTAGTTGAACACTATAAAGCTACTGGATGGGTAAAACAATACTTTTACTTCAGCTTTTATAAATCAGTCCATatagttttaatcaaaatatttcatcacaGGTTGGAAAGTGATATGCAGAACCTCAAAGAGGTTCTATACAAGTATGGGACACTTGTTTAGAACCATACATGCaccataaaacctttaaaaaagaagcaaatgtaGCTGCATTGTTGCTTGGTTAGTGTAtatttttaactgcatttaTAAAAAACGGAATAAAACTTCCACATTTATCAACACAGGAGTGTTTGGCTGGTTTTTGGTCCGACTGCAAGTCCTTGGCAAAGTATGGGCACAAACAATTGATGGCAGTAAAGAGtgaaagtaaagaaataaagccACCTCAAAGGTGCTGAAAAGAATCAATGTGGGTGGgaagcagaacatttaaaagcctttaaacaGAGATCACTGCTAATAGCAAGATCAACGTAATGTCATCAGTAATTATCATTATTCCTGTTACCtggcatttttttaaccaaataacCTGTAAAGAGATTTTTAGGTGatattctgtggaaaagttatgaacaaataatataacTAACTCTGACAAAGTctggacattgtgtaaaatgtaaatgaaccataatgtaatgatttgcaaatctcataaaccatattttattcacaatggaacaccgtacatatatcaaatgtttgaaTTCTTAGGATAAAAGtaaggtaattttaaatttgatttaagcAACAAGGAGCAGCAAAAAGTtgcaacgttttttttttgtttttttttttcgactgctcccttcttcaggggtcgccacagtgagaGAATTTGCACGGTAGGTTTGGCTGTTTTACTCTGGAGTGGACGCCCATTTTGAcgctgttctggacatcactgcatggactcaggaacattTCCACTAATCATtgcctgtaaacacagttcactgtgtcATCAATGAATGCTGCTTACAGCTccatcaggcaaagaagaagccagatgtgaacaccatccagaaatgctgctgtattttctgaaccaaagctcatttaagactgaggcaaagtggaaaactgttcaaATCAAAATTTGTAATTCTTtctggaaaccacagacaccGCATcttccatactaaagaggagagggaccaccTGGCCTGTTATCAGCCCACTGTTCAAAAGCCAGCCTCTCTAATgttatgggggtgcattagtgtctatGAGGCAACTTTCACATCTGGATAGGCACCATTGTGCAGAGAAGCATATACAGGTTTAAGAACGTTATATCGCCCATCCAGATGATGTCTTTTTGAAGGAAGATCTTCCATACTTCAGTGAGACAACACTAAActgcatggcttcatagtagagaagaaaacaaaaaacttaatttGCGCTTGCAAATAACTCACAAGATTATATGCAAATAACCGAGTAATGCAAAAGtgatgttaataaaaacaaaaataaaaaaagtcacatgaacagctctaaaataaaaaaaatctgctttacgTTGGCtccaatccactttggtctttgctgcTCGTCAGtcttgtcagaattaaattttatttctgacaactgaggttgttcaaaaagttgCCTACAACAGATAAAACACCAATTGCTCGTAACtccccacagaaccccactttaaaagttCTGCTTTTTACAACCAGCCTTTTCTCTCCTGCAGTGTCAAAGCTGTTGGCGCCTCAGAGACTAAGTGAGCAGCAGTCAAATATCGGAGGACAGACGGCGGCTTGTAAGACATCTTAGGATTAGCAGAGAAGCGCTGTGGGTTCATCAATAAATCATATGATCCCATCAATATTAAAGAGACCATGTGGAGCTTTTTAAATTCCTTCTCCTGCAAACAAGCCACCAAAACTGCAGCTGTGAGTCGTTCTGAGCCATTTATCGAacttcagctgaggtttttatgGAGCTAAACCTTCAGCATGTGTTACTTTGAGTTGGGGATTCTTGATCAGCAGGACTTTTCTTCCTTTAAGATCTGATTTTCCTTttaagtttgataaaaaaagagaaaagatctGTTCAAATAAATCCTGTTCAAGGGAGAAAGTGCTCACTTCTGACTGGTTTACATTCGTGTGCTGGTCACTTTCCATGTTCATCGTTTTAATGTCGTaacttttattaacaaataCAACTCGTAAGTGCTGCTCatgtgtatattttgtttttcaggcttttttgtatccttttgtttttttgcaaaatcaCCCTGTTGGgacaaaattattgttttctggCTGTCAAAATGTCTTATCTTTGATATTTCTGTAAATTCAACTAaggaaaggaggaaaaacaaaagttttgggGACAGGCTGCTAGTAATAAAGGGCtaaacgtttttatttatttatttgtttggttatAATTGGTTGGCTGATTGCTTGATTAATTGGTTGATTAGTTGGTTGATTGCCTGTAACAAGGTATTTAGAAAAGGCCCAGAGTTAAATACTGgcaaaaagacataaa contains:
- the LOC108238254 gene encoding carboxyl-terminal PDZ ligand of neuronal nitric oxide synthase protein-like; the protein is MPGVTKYNLVDDALDLRLPMHNEEVFKHGVCFEAKYIGSLEVGRPGSRMEIVAAMRRIRYEFKLKNIKKKKVNILVSTDFVKVLLRKKKKRKGWSWDENTVLVTQDPIHRIFYVSHDAQDLKIFSYIAREGESNVFRCNVFKSKRKSQAMRIVRTVGQAFDVCHQLTLQQKCDEQEDEEEGKSEEPKAAAAAKERLALSEETDLEATTEESIECVSSSDLEKNKKDEALGGKVSNEDPLLLSSPTLGASASGQSAAEASSSAEHQVQLLQKQLQQQEQQALAASAQVHVLQEQLSVELCARTEAQARVQRLLQQNTDLLQHISLLVKQIQELELKSAGHLTSMGSQDSLLEITFRARPSGGPCAPLTPSSSTGPLAVQSQLQVGDGAWFSALPGPCSPGADTFPLGPSGSGVRLECFRFSALGSDNQAPGQDTGETPSDESSLLGDQVLGALELLRFRESGIGSEYESNTDESDDRDSWGQGEGAGAEVAARLLNVLNADSLPDCLGDEMAV